The genomic window tttatgtgtgtgtttgtgtgtgtgtgtatttatgtgtgtgtgtgtgtttgtgtgtgtatttatgtgTGTGTTCGTGTTTGTGTGCGTTTGTGTGTGCGTgttcatgtgtgtgtgtgtttgtgtgtgtgtttgtgtgtgtttgtgtatgttTGTAtatgtgtgtctgtctgtctgtctgtgtgtgtttttgcacacctgggcacatccctgcaAGGTGTTGTTGTGTGACACCAGTACAGCATCACCGTAAggagtgtctgtgtgtgtgtctgtgtgtgtgtctgtgtgtgtgtctatgtgtgtgtgtgtctgtgtgtgagtgtgtgtgtgtgtgtgtgtgtgtgtgtctgtgtgtgagtgtgtgtgtgtgtctgtctgtgtgtctgtgtgcgtGTTCAcgtgtatgtgtgtgtgtgtgtgtgtgtgtgtgtctgtgtgtctgtgtgtctgtgtgtgtgtgtgtgtgtgtgtgcacaggtcCGGTGTCACTGCCAGGGGTGTCCCAGCCTCACTGCAGTGGGGTATGTGCACATcctgcagctgtgtctgtgtgtctgtgtgtctgtgtgtctatGTGTCTGTCAGTGTGTCTGTCAGTGTGTCTATGTGTGTGGctatgtgtctgtgtgtgcatgtctaTCTGTGTGTCTCCCCATGTGTCTGTCCGTGagtctgtccgtgtgtctgtgtgtgctcacacccctccctggtgtccctgtgccactccccgtgtccctgggctgttgtcccagctctcccagtccctgctgtcggtgtccccccctccctcagcagtggggaccgatggcactgctgggagccccaggggGACCCCACAAGGTGCCAGACCCCCACgggctgccacctcctcctgtccccctgGCATGGGGACACCGGTGACATCCTGATATGGCTTCACACTGGGGCTGAGCAGACTCAGAGCAGGGGGTGCTCAGTGGGGAGCCAGGACCCCACTCTGGCCACTGCCAGGGCCTGTCCTTGCCTGTCCCCCAACTCCCTGAGCCATCTGATGAGGAGCCACCTTGGAACTCTTTGGGATGAGCATCCTTGAAGGATGAATTTTGGGGGTGCCTGGAGTGTAGTGAGGccccccaggagcacagggagaagctggaggatctccctgcccaggcagggacactggcCATGGAGAAGCTCAGACTGACACGCCAAAATCCCACAAAAGTCTCCCAAAACACCTTGAAGACATCACTGATGTGACACCATCCAGGCAGGGATGTTCCCAAGCACTTGGGTTCAGTACTGTCACCCAacatgggttttttccccaaccCCAAAGTTCACAGCCCATTTCTCCCACTTGGATTCTCCAGCACGAGTCCCCCTGGCAGCCACATGGAGAAGGAAGAGGCACCAACATCCTGGCCTGGCTTCCCAGGGTCCCCCACACAAATTCCCTGGTCCTTTCCCATCAGCCTGGTTCCAGCTTCGCACATCAGGTGGCATCAAAAAGCCAGAAACTGCCCCAAAAAGGAGCAGAGTCCTGAGTGCAGCAGGAGGTGGGGTGGAGTCAAGGGACTTCAGgccatgcctcagtttccctgcagcatctccctgccaCCCTGCAGGGATCTTCCCCCACATCCCAGGGGTTCCTTTTGAGCCAGAAACCCCCAAAGCTCCCAGTTCCATCTCCTCTGCACCAGACAGGGCTGAACACTGCAGCAATTTCACcaagatttgggatttttttgggtgaagtgtggcacagctccagcacccacCCCTGGACCCCGGGATAGGGGCATAGACCCACCCCTAGGACCATGGGATGGGGCACAATCCCACCCCGAGACCCCGGGATGGGGACAGTCCCCAGCCCCCGTGGATCCTCAGGGATGCTCCCGGCTGGATGCTGCGGCCCCGTGGGGATGCCCCTGTGGCAGTGCCCACCTGGTGGCACCCCAggctcaggcacagccagggatgcgGTTTTAGGGCAGAACGCCTGCGGTTTTAGGGCAGAACGCCGCGGTTTTAGGGCAGAACGCCGCAGTTTCGGCTGCAGCAGTagcaggggcagggtgggtgctCGGGGTGACTGGAATTGGGGCAAATATTTGGGGTCTGTTGGGCAGGTGGGACCCTGCTGGGGAGGCCGGGGGGGCAGGCGGGACCCCCACAGGGGTTCCGTGGGGGCTGGAGCGGGAAGCTCAGCCAGACTCACTCCTGCTGCCCGCACAGAGATCCGGGAAGCCTTCAAGGTGTTCGACCGCGATGGCAACGGGTTCATCTccaagcaggagctgggcacggCCATGCGCTCCCTGGGGTACATGCCCAACGAGGTGGAGCTGGAGGTCATCATCCAGCGCCTCGACATGGACGGTAGGAGCCCCCACGAGCCGGGGTGGGGACGGGGACGGGACCCCCAGCTGGGTGAAACACACAATGCTCCCGTATTCCCACCCCTCGTGCTGGACAGACACGGGACGTGGGATGAGActgagccaggctctgcctcccGCTGGAGCCTCCCCCTCatccaccatcatcatcatcatcatcatcatcatcatcattgaCACTGCAGCTTTGTTTGGGATGATTTAAGGATCCTGGATGTTTGTGGGATGCCAGACCTGATGGGACGCGCTGCCGAGGCTGGATCCCACACCCAGGGGTGGATCCTGCACCCTGGGTCGTGtcctcagcacccagcacccaTCATCCTCCAGCACTCGTTGTCACCGTGaccctgtccccacccctccctcacCCATAAGGACCTGAAGGAGCTCCTTAAtttattgcttttcctttttcccccatttaAAAGCCTTTCCGGCAGCGCTGCCAAGGCGCCTGCTCCCCTCATTACTCATCGTTAGTGCTGCCCTGACAGCCCCATGCCAGCGTCcccccctgccaggggacacGGCCAGAACGGCCACCAGGCACCCCCAGAGTCACAGCCACCCCCAGGGTCACAGCCACCACCGGGTCCCTGCTGGAATTGTGGTCCCTGCTGGAATTCAGGCTCCAACTGTCGTTCAGAGTCCTGGACAGTGCTGGGCTTCCCCAGCCAGTACTGGGGGCTCCAGGTGAcactgggtgtccccaggtcaCATTGGAAGGGGGCTCAAATGGCATTGGGGGTCCCCAGATGTTGCTCTACCTGGCAGTGAGAGTcccagccagcactggggacCCCAGCCAGTGTTGCCATCCCAGCTGGTGTTGGGGACACCAAACTTTGTTGGAGGTCCCCACCCAGTGTTGGAGTCTctggttggttttgggggtcTTCAGCCAATATTTGTGGTCCACAGTTAGCCCTGGGAGGCCTCCAGATGGCATTGAGGTCCCAGCTGGAACTGAGGTCCAGCTCATGTTCATGTTCTGGATGATGTTTGGTTTCCCTAGCCAGCACTGGGGTCCCAGATTACATTCTGGGGGGACTAGATGGTATTAGGGTGTCCCCAGTGGGACCTGGGGtcctggctggcactggggacccCATCCAATGCTGGGCATCCTGGCCAAAGTTGGAAGTTCCCTAAATTTGCTGGAGGTTCCCAGCCGATCTTGAGGTCCCCAACTGGTTTTGGGGATCTGTGACCACCCATGGGGCCCTTTCTGGGAGGGGGAGTGTCCCATGTGCCCCATGGCCAGGCAGGGGGTGacagccagccctgtgtcccacagGTGATGGGCAGGTGGACTTTGAGGAGTTTGTGACATTGCTGGGGCCCAAGCTCTCCACCTCGGGCATCCCAGAGAAGTTCCACGGCACCGACTTCGACACCGTCTTCTGGAAGGTAGGGACACCCCTGTCCCCCACGGGATGGTAGGGACACCCCCAGTCCCCTTGGGAACACAGAGAGACCCCTGGTCCCCTTGggaacacagggacacccctggtcCCCTTGGGaaggcagggacacccctgtccccaagggaagggagggacacccccatcccctcctgggGCATCACCTGAGAACCTGCACGAGGGAAGGCTCAGGGTCAGGGCCAAGGTTGGGGTTGGGATCAGGGATAGGATGAGGGTCAAGGCTGGAATTGGGGTCAGGCTGAGGGTGAAAGTCAGGCTCTGGGTCAAGGATGAGGTTAGGGTTGGTTTAAGAGTCAGGATTAGGTTTAAGATTAGGGTTAGGGTCAAGCTCAGGCTCCAGTTCAGGGTTAGTGTAATCCTTGGGGTCAGGGTCAAGGTCAGCAATAGTTTAAGGGTTGGGGTTAAGGCTAGGTTTAGGATCAGGGTTCAGGTTGGACTCAGGGTTAGGACTCAGGTTTAATGGTGGGGCCAGGGTCAGGACTGGGGTCAGGAACAGGTTCAGGGTCAGGATTGAGGTCAAGGTCAGGACGGGGGTCAGGGTCAGGAGCAGGATGAGGTTCAGGATCAGTGTCCGGCagcaccccctgtgcccctgtcaCGAACAGGCCACATTtggtgccagcaccctctgtgTGCCCCCGCTCTGCTGGGTGTCAGCACGGCACCAGGCCTTTCCCAGACAATTCCAGGGTGACCCACCCAAACCACCACACCCAAAGGTTCTgggggaccccagagccccctgtgCTGCCGGCCATGGGGTCACCCCGAGTCCCCCGGTCCCCGCAGTGTGACATGCAGAAGCTGACGGTGGACGAGCTGAAGCGGCTGCTGTACGACACCTTCTGCGAGCACCTGTCCATGAAGGACATCGAGAACATCATCATGACAGAGGAGGAGAGCCACATGGGCACGGCCGAGGAGTGCCCCGTCGACGTGGAGAGTGAGTGCCGGGCTCCGGGAATGCCAAACCCCCCACGGGGATGCCAAACCACGGGGATAGCACTGCTTACCCTTAGTACCAGGAGAGTGTATTTGGGATGGGGGTAACGCGCTGTTTGTCccacccccagcctgctccagccagcagaTCCGCCAGACCTGCGTGCGGAAGAGCCTCATCTGCGCCTTCGCCATCGCCTTCATCATCAGCGTGATGCTCATCGCCGCCAACCAGGTGCTGCGCAGCGGGATGAAGTAAcggggcagccccgccgccgGGGACCCGGAGCGACAGCGAGGGAGGAGACACCtataaatatctataaatatcTCTATGTACATCCATCTGTGGCCCAGAGACGTGACCCCCCCGGGCGGGGGGCAGCCGAGGGGACAGAGCCGCGCCGGGGCCCCGCCGTGCCGGGCGCCGCCGTCGCTGCTGTTGGCAGAGCACGGAGACTTTGGTACCGACACCGACCCCCCTCGCCAGACAAAATCCGACCCGTGAGTGCATGTGACGTGCATGGAGCCCCGTGAGCCCCCTCCCGCGGCGGATCCCGTCGGATTCTCCGATCTAGCGTTAGAGCTCATATTTAGGATAAACCAAATCATCCCCTAAGCAATACACGCGCCTGAGATGGTTCCTAGAGCCGGGAGCGTTTGCATGGACTTGGCTGCCAAGGGCTGGATTCCAccccccccagagcccctccctgtccccgtgcCGTGCCTCGGTTTCCCCAGCTGCCCGGTGCGGGGACATTCCTGACCTCCTGCTTGATGCACTTTGAGCCGACCCCCCTTGGGAAGAGCCGGAGCGACCCCGAGGCCGGGGAGCCCCGCACGCCCCGGAACCCCCAGCCTGTATGTAGCACCCACCTGGGCACGGACTGGTTGGATTTGGGGCCGTTTCTCATTCTTtggagtttttggggtttttggggtggtggttttgtttttggttttttgtttctgtttttggtttttttggttcttCCTGGTTGGTTGTTTCCGATCTGAAATAAATCTGGGATTTCTGAAGCGCTCTGGGCTGTGGGGGCTCCTGGAGATGCTGGGGTGGAGGGAGATGGGGTGGGGCCCTGGGAGCACCCGTGGGTGCTGCTGAGTCCTCCTGGCACGGGAGGTGGGCACTGGTTTGGGGGGCTGTGACCCCCAGACTCTGGGGGCTGGAGCATCCCTAAACTTTGGGGCAGTGGGACctggctccttcccagcagctcctacATCCCCCACCCCACTCCACTCCTGCCTCTTCCCATGGATCCCAGAGCTTTTATCCCCCTCTCCATGTCTCATGCCCTGATATTTTATGTTTGGTTTGATGAATGTTTCACTCCCCTTTGCCTCGATGAGGAGGATGCTCAGCCCAAGCCCCTTCCCAGAAGTGCTTTCACCTGGATTAACAGTAATTCCAGCAGGAACCAGGATGTGTCTGGGGCGCTCAGAGAGGCTCCACAGGGTCACAATTCCTGGGCCAAGCTGAGGATCCTGCCCCAAggctggtggcagggagcaCCCTGTTACTCCTGATTTACACCACTGGGGCCTGGCCCCTGGCGTGAGCCCCCAGGCTGAGGGACATTGGGAATCTCACAGCCTCACATCTGTGTGCACTGTGGGAGCCCATTCCCACCTAATGGATCGCCCTCCCCGAGCCCCCAGCGATGCATTTTTAATGGCAAAGAGATTAAAGGGATAAATAAAAACAGGGGAAGTGCTTGGGGCTGGGAGAGAATtgggcaaagctgctgctcccctaCAATGGGGCACTTCccactgggaatggggctggaggagcccatcccaggacactggggctgggacatCCCCACCTTCACCTCCCTGGTGCTCCCATGGGGAAAACTCATTTCCCTGCACCAGCGTGGCAattcccaccctgctgcagcacagggggacaccCCATTTTTGGGATGCCAGGAGGAACTGGTGGCGTTTTattgatttggggtttgggtggggCCTCTTTTTGATCTTCTCTAATTTATCAAACAAATTGAAGCGAACGTCCAaatgagaaatggaaatgggaaatgctCCACGGCAATGAAATCACTCCGGCTGCCTCGCAAAGTGCGGGAGGCTCCGCATCAGTAATGAAATTTCATCCATCTCCTGCAgaaagtttggattttttatgGACTGGCATTTCCAAAGGAGCCACGTGGCCTCAGAgacatgtgtgtatatatatatatttttaacaggGTCTATTATAGACACTGTGAATAAACataagagaagaagaagaagaaaaaaaagaggacaaTTTAATTTGCCAGAAAATACAataatgtaaaagaaaaaattagatAAAAGGAATAACGCCATCCCCCAAGCTCAGCGTTTCAAAGCTGCTCAATTAATTTTAATGGGAATCGGCAGAACGGATTTCCTGGGGCAGGTTTGGAATGGCAGCTCCCGATCCTGGAGCAGGCGGGATCCCGGAGCGGGGTCCCAGCCGCGTCCCTGCTCTGCCGCAGAGGCGACGATCACTGCGGCTGCTGCAACAGAGATGCTCCGGGATAATTCAATTAAGGGACCGCCAGGAAAGGCGAAAACAAAGGGAATGTGCCGGGGGGTGGGGGCTGCCGCGGGCGAGGGAaggtgggagggagcaggaccCTGCATGGGTTCTGTGGACATGGGAACAACGGAGCAAAAGTGGCAGCAACCCCAGCGGGGGTTGCCGGGCAGAGATTCCATAGCTCTGGGAAGTGTTGGGGATAGGAAGGGAAGAAGTTGGTAATGGTTGTTTCTCTCTCTTGTGCTGCAAGAAGTGTGGGATTGGCTCAGCTCCACCCCTGTCTCAGTCCAGTTCCTCGTCCCAGTCTCTGTCTCCATCCCCAACACCATCCTCAGTCACACTCCCATCCTTATTTCCATTCCTCTCTCTGTCCCTTTCCCCTCTTCCTATCCCCACTGCTgtcccatcctcatcccatctccatctcctccccatgcctgcccctctcccctcccccagTGCCCATCCTTGACCCTATCTCTACCCCCATTCCATTCCTTTTGTCTCTCTGTCCTGTCCTCACCCCAGTCCACATGctgtccccattcccactccAGTTCCCGTCCCCCTCTCCCAGCAAGAGCTGCCAGAGGACACGGGCAGAGCCCAGCGGGGCTGCGCTTGGCAGGGGCCCAGCAGCCGCTCATTTCCCTAAAAGCTTCCCGATAAATtactccagctcctgctccagcaaagGCACTTTGGCTCGGGCTTCACTattgggcagcagctcctcacctccACCCCGGGGACAgtgtgtccatccctgcagcatcccttgGGATCAGGGAGCAGCCATCCCTGTGGGAAGGAGCCTCAGCCCCTGTCCTGCTTTGGAGCCCTCCTCCCACAGCCTTTTCCCATGGATGAGCCCACAGTGGCTGTGTCCCACCCCGGTGATCCATGgcactgtcacctcctgccACTGCTGTAACACACCCCCCACACACCCTGCAatccccagcctcctcccccCAGGGGAGTTACACAGCTCCATGAATCCACGACATCCTGAGGGTGATGCTGGCTCAGCCCGTCGGCCACACATCCTGCAGTTTTTGTGGGAAAACCCCAACTTTAATGAATCCCCCTTGGCAGCCCCTCTCACCTCcccctggacaggctggagctcagcagggaaTGCTTCTGCTCTTGCCTTTCAGCCTTTATTGGGAATTTCTGCTTCCAGAGCAGCTCACCTCCTTGGGAGCAAGGAAAGGCTGTGACTGCTGTGTTTTACACTGGAATTTTCATTTACAGTTGGGTTCCAGAGCTTGGCCTCAGAGAACTCTATCTAATTTAAGCTGGATCTGGGGAGCCCTGAAGTTTGGAAGTGTTGGGTAGAACAACCCCTCCTGGATCAGCTGGAAAACCCACCAGGACAGGAGCACACTGAGCAGGAACAGGTCTGGGGGCTGATCAAAGCACAGCTCCAGTCAATGTGAGGAACAGGGAAGGATTTGGATGTtgactggggaaaaaatccatgGAAAGGACTGGAGTGGGAGTTCCTTGatctgctggtgctggtggccTCAGAAGGTGTCCAGAGCGTGTCCTGGCTGCCACCAGTAGAGCAGCCACTGTCCCCCTCAGTCAGTGGAGCCCCTCAACATTCCCCAGGACTCttcctctgtgccaggctggggcacagggatgcacatCCAAGCTTGGAGAGAGCAGGCCCAGATCCCactctggagcatcccacagtCCCTAGGGGGTCCCCACTTCCCATTTCCTTGGGGGCAGGGTTCCCTTGCTCCAGGGACTCCCACTCATTCCCAAAGAGGAGCCAGCTGGGTGCCCTTGTTAATCCACCTGTCCTGCAGGTGGAA from Molothrus ater isolate BHLD 08-10-18 breed brown headed cowbird chromosome 18, BPBGC_Mater_1.1, whole genome shotgun sequence includes these protein-coding regions:
- the CABP7 gene encoding calcium-binding protein 7; the encoded protein is MPFHPVTAALMYRGIYTVPNILAEQRPVEIPEDELEEIREAFKVFDRDGNGFISKQELGTAMRSLGYMPNEVELEVIIQRLDMDGDGQVDFEEFVTLLGPKLSTSGIPEKFHGTDFDTVFWKCDMQKLTVDELKRLLYDTFCEHLSMKDIENIIMTEEESHMGTAEECPVDVETCSSQQIRQTCVRKSLICAFAIAFIISVMLIAANQVLRSGMK